In one Cellulomonas sp. JZ18 genomic region, the following are encoded:
- a CDS encoding DUF6458 family protein, whose amino-acid sequence MGIGGGIALLVIGAILSFGVADRIDGVDLTVIGYILMGGGLIWLIAAIALNAQRSNTTHREVVERHDNPPAPRA is encoded by the coding sequence ATGGGCATCGGAGGCGGCATCGCACTCCTGGTCATCGGCGCGATCCTCTCGTTCGGTGTCGCCGACCGGATCGACGGCGTCGACCTGACGGTGATCGGGTACATCCTCATGGGCGGCGGCCTGATCTGGCTGATCGCGGCGATCGCCCTGAACGCGCAGCGCAGCAACACGACGCACCGCGAGGTCGTCGAGCGGCACGACAACCCGCCGGCGCCGCGCGCCTGA
- a CDS encoding FAD-dependent oxidoreductase: MTSSDDTSRTTCVVVGAGPAGLVLGLLLARAGVHVTVLEKHADFLRDFRGDTVHPTTLAMLDDLGLGERFAALPHSRVARVTVPTGSGEAVLADFDRLPLRHPYVAMVPQWDLLTLLAEAAAQEPTFDLRVRHEVTGVLREGDRVTGVELRTPDGPRRLRADLVVACDGRWSVVRRSVGLPARRHRVGFDVWWVRVPTRRDVGESLLPRLTRGRAAVAIPREGYLQLAYLGPKGTDAALRARGLDAFRAEVAALVPEVTDDVGAIASMDDVKHLDVRMDVLRRWHAPGVLCIGDAAHAMSPAGGVGINLAVQDAVAAARLLAGPLRRGTLRGPAGDRVLARVRRRRLLPTVVVQAVQRAVHARLLVPAVEGRASGPPPWLLALVRRVPVLTALPALAIGVGPRPERVPLWARRPPVDTAPPARPAGRGPRHAAPPGTDSTVARS, encoded by the coding sequence ATGACGTCCAGCGACGACACGAGCAGGACCACGTGCGTCGTGGTCGGCGCGGGGCCCGCCGGGCTGGTCCTCGGCCTGCTCCTCGCGCGCGCCGGCGTGCACGTGACCGTGCTCGAGAAGCACGCCGACTTCCTGCGCGACTTCCGTGGCGACACGGTGCACCCGACGACGCTGGCGATGCTCGACGACCTCGGCCTGGGCGAGCGGTTCGCCGCGCTGCCGCACTCGCGCGTGGCGCGCGTGACCGTGCCGACGGGCAGCGGCGAGGCCGTCCTCGCCGACTTCGACCGGCTGCCGCTGCGGCACCCGTACGTCGCGATGGTCCCGCAGTGGGACCTGCTCACCCTGCTCGCGGAGGCCGCCGCGCAGGAGCCGACCTTCGACCTGCGGGTGCGCCACGAGGTGACGGGTGTGCTGCGCGAGGGCGACCGTGTGACCGGTGTCGAGCTGCGCACGCCCGACGGCCCGCGACGGCTGCGCGCGGACCTCGTCGTCGCGTGCGACGGCCGCTGGTCCGTGGTGCGCCGGTCGGTCGGGCTGCCCGCGCGGCGCCACCGGGTCGGCTTCGACGTGTGGTGGGTGCGCGTGCCGACCCGCCGCGACGTGGGCGAGTCGCTGCTGCCGCGCCTGACGCGCGGGCGCGCGGCCGTGGCGATCCCGCGCGAGGGGTACCTGCAGCTCGCGTACCTCGGCCCCAAGGGCACCGACGCCGCGCTGCGGGCCCGCGGCCTCGACGCGTTCCGCGCCGAGGTGGCCGCGCTCGTGCCCGAGGTCACGGACGACGTCGGCGCGATCGCCTCGATGGACGACGTCAAGCACCTGGACGTGCGGATGGACGTGCTGCGCCGGTGGCACGCGCCGGGTGTGCTGTGCATCGGGGACGCGGCGCACGCGATGTCCCCGGCCGGCGGGGTCGGCATCAACCTCGCGGTGCAGGACGCGGTGGCGGCGGCGCGGCTGCTCGCGGGCCCGCTGCGCCGCGGCACGCTGCGCGGTCCGGCCGGCGACCGCGTGCTCGCCCGGGTGCGGCGTCGGCGGCTGCTGCCCACCGTCGTGGTGCAGGCCGTGCAGCGGGCCGTGCACGCGCGGCTGCTGGTGCCCGCGGTCGAGGGCCGGGCGAGCGGGCCGCCGCCGTGGCTGCTCGCGCTCGTGCGGCGCGTGCCGGTGCTGACGGCGCTGCCGGCCCTGGCGATCGGGGTGGGGCCGCGTCCGGAGCGCGTGCCGCTGTGGGCGCGCCGTCCCCCCGTCGACACCGCGCCCCCTGCCCGTCCGGCGGGCCGAGGTCCGCGACACGCCGCTCCCCCGGGCACCGACTCGACGGTCGCGCGCTCCTGA
- a CDS encoding glycosyltransferase, whose protein sequence is MADPRALTVSAAVTSTNAVRYLGDQIDSILAQTRLPDQVVVADAGSTDGSQELVRAYVERTRAAGLPVEWTILPSQPTPLDANMARTYAACTGDVVVVCDHDDVCLPDRFAHAVEMFAARPELLLVHCEAEIVDSDGATVSTSMLRTEGVTADELAQYRAGEGFRVLVRRFLAHGATAALRRDLLDLVPPVPHGFRTDAWLALLAAATGGVALDERPGLRYRTHPTNTSGGVRRRGVGEKLRMLREPGGERNARLLARAEALVAGLDAIRPHVQDWAYELAVDNLRHERVRSRYPRNRLLRAPHVLRTASGGAYDRLARGRKDVLLDLLQPIG, encoded by the coding sequence ATGGCCGATCCGCGCGCGCTCACGGTCTCCGCGGCCGTCACGTCCACGAACGCGGTCCGCTACCTCGGCGACCAGATCGACTCGATCCTCGCCCAGACCCGCCTGCCCGACCAGGTCGTCGTGGCGGACGCGGGGTCGACGGACGGGTCGCAGGAGCTGGTCCGCGCGTACGTCGAGCGCACGCGGGCCGCGGGCCTGCCCGTCGAGTGGACGATCCTGCCGTCGCAGCCGACGCCGCTCGACGCCAACATGGCGCGGACGTACGCGGCGTGCACCGGGGACGTCGTCGTGGTGTGCGACCACGACGACGTGTGCCTGCCGGACCGGTTCGCCCACGCCGTCGAGATGTTCGCGGCCCGCCCGGAGCTGCTGCTCGTGCACTGCGAGGCGGAGATCGTCGACAGCGACGGCGCGACGGTCTCGACGTCGATGCTGCGCACGGAGGGCGTGACCGCGGACGAGCTCGCGCAGTACCGGGCGGGCGAGGGGTTCCGGGTGCTCGTGCGGCGGTTCCTCGCGCACGGCGCCACCGCCGCGCTGCGCCGGGACCTGCTCGACCTGGTCCCGCCCGTCCCGCACGGCTTCCGCACCGACGCCTGGCTGGCGCTGCTCGCGGCCGCGACCGGTGGCGTGGCGCTCGACGAGCGCCCCGGGCTGCGCTACCGCACGCACCCGACGAACACCTCCGGGGGCGTGCGCCGGCGCGGCGTGGGGGAGAAGCTGCGGATGCTGCGCGAGCCGGGCGGTGAGCGCAACGCGCGGCTGCTGGCACGGGCCGAGGCGCTGGTCGCCGGCCTCGACGCCATCCGCCCGCACGTGCAGGACTGGGCCTACGAGCTCGCGGTCGACAACCTGCGGCACGAGCGGGTGCGCTCGCGGTACCCGCGCAACCGGCTGCTGCGTGCGCCGCACGTGCTGCGCACCGCGTCGGGCGGCGCCTACGACCGGCTCGCCCGCGGGCGCAAGGACGTGCTGCTCGACCTGCTGCAGCCCATCGGCTGA
- a CDS encoding NHL domain-containing thioredoxin family protein, with product MTETTTRLPRVRASELVGRGWLNTGGETVTLADLRGKVVVLDFWTFCCINCLHVLDELREIEERHRDVLVIVGVHSPKFVHEADPVALAAAVERYEVHHPVLDDPELVTWQAYTARAWPTLVVIDPEGYVVAQMAGEGHAHAVEALVEELVAEHEAKGTLHRGSGPYVPPQPQPSTLRFPAKAVELPGGNLLVADAGHHALTELAADGETLVRRIGSGERGLVDGGPDEARFSEPNGLCLVPEDLRERLGYDVLVADTVNHALRGVRLTDGHVTTVAGTGQQYMVGAVDNVLPPEDGATADPAEPQSGDRFAATRVKLSSPWDVAWSPELRAFVVAMAGNHTLWSFDPELAVVARMAGTMNEGLVDGHPDEAWFAQPSGLSRGADGRLWLADAETSAVRWFDPQDGFVHSAAGTGLFDFGHRDGSADQALFQHPLGVAALPDGSVLVADTYNGALRRWTPGADGGGPGEVSTLATGLAEPSGLVLPADGGHVLVVESAAHRLTRVPLPAGAAGEQVDGGAHRTQRPVTEVPGGALTLEVVFTPAPGQKLDTRWGPSTSLRVSSTPPGLLLDGAGDDVDLTRTLRIDPAVGEGVLHVTARAASCDADESIEHPACHLAAQDWGVPVRVVDGAPDVLTLPLLG from the coding sequence GTGACCGAGACGACCACCCGCCTGCCCCGCGTCCGCGCGTCCGAGCTCGTCGGGCGCGGCTGGCTCAACACCGGCGGCGAGACCGTGACGCTGGCCGACCTGCGCGGCAAGGTCGTCGTCCTCGACTTCTGGACGTTCTGCTGCATCAACTGCCTGCACGTGCTCGACGAGCTGCGCGAGATCGAGGAGCGGCACCGCGACGTGCTCGTCATCGTCGGCGTGCACTCGCCGAAGTTCGTGCACGAGGCCGACCCGGTGGCGCTCGCGGCGGCCGTCGAGCGGTACGAGGTGCACCACCCGGTGCTCGACGACCCCGAGCTCGTGACGTGGCAGGCGTACACCGCGCGCGCGTGGCCGACGCTCGTCGTGATCGACCCCGAGGGCTACGTCGTCGCGCAGATGGCCGGCGAGGGGCACGCGCACGCCGTCGAGGCGCTCGTCGAGGAGCTCGTCGCGGAGCACGAGGCGAAGGGCACGCTGCACCGCGGGTCCGGCCCGTACGTGCCGCCGCAGCCGCAGCCCTCGACGCTGCGGTTCCCCGCCAAGGCCGTCGAGCTGCCGGGCGGGAACCTCCTCGTGGCCGACGCCGGGCACCACGCGCTCACCGAGCTCGCCGCGGACGGCGAGACGCTCGTGCGGCGCATCGGGTCCGGCGAGCGCGGGCTCGTGGACGGCGGCCCGGACGAGGCGCGGTTCAGCGAGCCGAACGGGCTGTGCCTCGTGCCGGAGGACCTGCGCGAGCGGCTCGGGTACGACGTGCTCGTCGCGGACACCGTCAACCACGCGCTGCGCGGGGTGCGGCTGACGGACGGGCACGTGACGACGGTCGCGGGCACGGGCCAGCAGTACATGGTCGGCGCGGTCGACAACGTCCTCCCGCCCGAGGACGGGGCGACGGCGGACCCGGCCGAGCCGCAGTCCGGCGACCGCTTCGCGGCGACCCGCGTCAAGCTGTCGTCCCCGTGGGACGTGGCGTGGTCGCCCGAGCTGCGGGCGTTCGTGGTCGCGATGGCCGGGAACCACACGCTGTGGTCGTTCGACCCCGAGCTCGCGGTCGTCGCGCGCATGGCGGGCACGATGAACGAGGGCCTCGTCGACGGGCACCCCGACGAGGCGTGGTTCGCCCAGCCCTCCGGCCTGTCCCGCGGTGCCGACGGCAGGCTCTGGCTGGCCGACGCGGAGACGTCGGCAGTGCGGTGGTTCGACCCGCAGGACGGGTTCGTGCACAGCGCCGCCGGGACGGGCCTGTTCGACTTCGGCCACCGCGACGGCTCGGCCGACCAGGCGCTCTTCCAGCACCCGCTGGGTGTGGCCGCCCTGCCGGACGGCTCGGTGCTCGTCGCCGACACCTACAACGGCGCGCTGCGCCGCTGGACGCCCGGCGCCGACGGCGGCGGCCCCGGTGAGGTCAGCACGCTCGCGACCGGCCTCGCCGAGCCGAGCGGCCTGGTGCTGCCGGCCGACGGCGGGCACGTGCTGGTCGTCGAGTCGGCCGCGCACCGCCTGACGCGCGTCCCGCTGCCCGCGGGTGCCGCCGGCGAGCAGGTCGACGGCGGCGCGCACCGCACGCAGCGCCCGGTGACGGAGGTGCCCGGCGGCGCGCTCACGCTCGAGGTCGTGTTCACGCCGGCGCCCGGGCAGAAGCTCGACACGCGGTGGGGCCCGTCGACGTCGCTGCGCGTCTCGTCGACCCCGCCGGGGCTGCTGCTCGACGGCGCGGGCGACGACGTGGACCTGACGCGCACGCTGCGCATCGACCCGGCCGTCGGCGAGGGCGTCCTGCACGTCACCGCCCGCGCGGCGAGCTGCGACGCGGACGAGTCGATCGAGCACCCGGCCTGCCACCTGGCGGCGCAGGACTGGGGCGTGCCGGTGCGCGTCGTCGACGGCGCGCCGGACGTGCTCACGCTGCCGCTGCTGGGCTGA
- a CDS encoding alpha/beta hydrolase yields the protein MSDPTGTTAPDTIVLVHGLWMTPRSWEHWVPYYEAKGFTVLTPGYPGFEVEVEGLREDPERIARLTVPEVVDHLARVVESTPTPPVVIGHSFGGTLTQLLLARGLGSVGVAIDSAPTEGVRVSPLSQARSLLPALRNPANRHRAVAFTPEEFRYAFTNTLSEEESLRVWERYAIGAPGHWIFEYGLFANVKPGRQETWVDYDADRAPLLFVAGEKDHIMPPSVNRSNARHYHRSPAVTDYVELPGRDHWTCGAPGWEEVADLALEWALDHARVDRPWATV from the coding sequence ATGTCCGACCCGACCGGCACCACGGCACCTGACACGATCGTCCTCGTCCACGGCCTGTGGATGACACCCCGCAGCTGGGAGCACTGGGTCCCGTACTACGAGGCCAAGGGGTTCACCGTCCTCACGCCCGGCTACCCCGGGTTCGAGGTCGAGGTGGAAGGGCTCCGGGAGGACCCCGAGCGCATCGCCCGCCTCACGGTCCCCGAGGTGGTGGACCACCTCGCCCGGGTGGTGGAGTCCACCCCGACACCGCCGGTCGTCATCGGCCACTCGTTCGGCGGGACCCTCACGCAGCTCCTGCTGGCCCGAGGGCTCGGCTCGGTGGGTGTCGCGATCGACTCCGCGCCGACCGAGGGCGTCCGCGTGAGCCCGCTGTCGCAGGCGCGCTCGCTGCTGCCCGCCCTGCGCAACCCCGCCAACCGGCACCGCGCGGTCGCGTTCACCCCGGAGGAGTTCCGCTACGCCTTCACCAACACCCTGTCGGAGGAGGAGTCGCTGCGGGTGTGGGAGCGGTACGCGATCGGCGCCCCCGGGCACTGGATCTTCGAGTACGGCCTGTTCGCGAACGTGAAGCCCGGCCGGCAGGAGACCTGGGTCGACTACGACGCCGACCGCGCGCCGCTGCTGTTCGTGGCGGGGGAGAAGGACCACATCATGCCGCCGTCGGTGAACCGGTCGAACGCCCGGCACTACCACCGGTCACCGGCCGTCACGGACTACGTCGAGCTGCCCGGCCGGGACCACTGGACGTGCGGTGCACCCGGCTGGGAGGAGGTCGCGGACCTCGCGCTCGAGTGGGCCCTGGACCACGCACGCGTCGACCGTCCCTGGGCGACCGTCTGA
- a CDS encoding lytic polysaccharide monooxygenase, which translates to MSTRVRDRLRRIALALPAAMLAAGLGMTLAATPAAAHGSVTDPPSRNYGCWERWGDDHLNPAMATQDPMCWQAFQANPNTMWNWNGLFREGVGGRHEQVIPNGQLCSGGRTQNGLYASLDTPGAWTMKTVPTSFQLTLTDGAKHGADYMRIYVSKPGFDPTREALGWDDITLVKETGRYGTTGLYQTDVNLAGRSGRAVLFTIWQASHLDQPYYICSDINIGGTAPTQQPTQQPTQQPTQQPTQQPTQQPTQQPTQQPTQQPTGACTATVSVTNSWGGGYQADVRVTAGTSGVRGWKVTVNGATITQSWNATASGNVLSNVGWNGTLAANASTSFGFIGSGSPSGLTATCSAA; encoded by the coding sequence ATGTCCACCCGTGTGCGTGACCGGCTGCGCCGGATCGCCCTCGCCCTGCCCGCCGCCATGCTGGCGGCCGGCCTCGGCATGACCCTCGCCGCCACCCCTGCCGCCGCCCACGGCTCCGTGACCGACCCGCCCAGCCGCAACTACGGCTGCTGGGAGCGCTGGGGCGACGACCACCTGAACCCCGCCATGGCCACCCAGGACCCGATGTGCTGGCAGGCGTTCCAGGCCAACCCGAACACGATGTGGAACTGGAACGGCCTCTTCCGTGAGGGCGTCGGCGGCCGGCACGAGCAGGTCATCCCGAACGGCCAGCTCTGCTCCGGCGGCCGGACGCAGAACGGCCTGTACGCGTCGCTCGACACCCCGGGCGCGTGGACGATGAAGACCGTCCCGACCAGCTTCCAGCTGACGCTGACCGACGGCGCCAAGCACGGTGCCGACTACATGCGCATCTACGTCTCCAAGCCGGGCTTCGACCCGACCCGCGAGGCGCTCGGCTGGGACGACATCACCCTGGTCAAGGAGACCGGCCGCTACGGCACCACGGGCCTGTACCAGACCGACGTGAACCTCGCGGGCCGCTCGGGCCGCGCGGTGCTCTTCACGATCTGGCAGGCCAGCCACCTCGACCAGCCGTACTACATCTGCTCGGACATCAACATCGGCGGCACCGCGCCGACGCAGCAGCCGACGCAGCAGCCCACCCAGCAGCCCACCCAGCAGCCCACCCAGCAGCCCACCCAGCAGCCGACCCAGCAGCCCACCCAGCAGCCCACGCAGCAGCCCACGGGCGCCTGCACGGCCACGGTCTCGGTGACCAACTCGTGGGGCGGCGGCTACCAGGCCGACGTCCGGGTGACGGCCGGCACGTCCGGTGTCCGCGGCTGGAAGGTGACGGTCAACGGCGCCACCATCACGCAGTCGTGGAACGCGACGGCGTCCGGGAACGTCCTGAGCAACGTCGGCTGGAACGGCACGCTGGCGGCGAACGCGTCGACGAGCTTCGGCTTCATCGGCTCGGGCTCGCCGTCCGGCCTGACGGCCACCTGCTCGGCGGCGTGA
- a CDS encoding diguanylate cyclase — protein sequence MTRRGTTAKGAHRGGLSAADLGGVRGLAVAAHRFDACRDVDSVLEAAATIALDVLAADTAALCRISQDTCRIVRVEPPPEDPRSLAFVAATYRAEDRPALRGLIRDRASWVAHAFDERGRSVLPGDESAGDRVEVEALRELGAASALSSPIVVNDSVWGQITVVRSVEAPRFDVDDVATAEVLAALTAGAIARVDLEHQVRHMIADDPLTGLANRRVADQAADAALASGREVCIVMCDVDGLKRVNDELGHDAGDDLLRAVADVLRRASDALPGTTAARIGGDEFCLVTVGQPRAAVTETMAATVAKFPLPHGAAISYGIASTAVMGAVGARSLFRRADQAQYQAKRRRARARARTLPAVADPTVAVERLVATGAVAIGAAQPGVVPRLLALAGAATETLGGDEWAVLRRAGEGEPATVARGGSPADAGETQSLTVERGEWVVEIAASSAASAGPQVRTALSVLMAIAVGDAH from the coding sequence GTGACGCGTCGGGGCACGACTGCCAAGGGTGCGCACCGGGGCGGGCTCTCGGCTGCGGACCTCGGTGGCGTGCGCGGGCTGGCGGTCGCCGCGCACCGCTTCGACGCGTGCCGGGACGTCGACTCGGTGCTGGAGGCGGCGGCGACGATCGCCCTCGACGTGCTCGCGGCGGACACCGCGGCGCTGTGCCGCATCTCCCAGGACACGTGCCGCATCGTGCGGGTCGAGCCGCCTCCGGAGGACCCGCGCTCCCTCGCGTTCGTCGCCGCGACGTACCGCGCGGAGGACAGGCCCGCGCTGCGCGGCCTGATCCGCGACCGCGCGAGCTGGGTCGCGCACGCCTTCGACGAGCGCGGCCGCTCGGTCCTGCCCGGCGACGAGTCCGCGGGCGACCGGGTCGAGGTCGAGGCGCTGCGCGAGCTCGGGGCGGCCTCCGCCCTCAGCTCGCCGATCGTCGTCAACGACTCGGTGTGGGGGCAGATCACGGTCGTGCGCTCCGTCGAGGCGCCGCGCTTCGACGTCGACGACGTGGCGACCGCGGAGGTGCTCGCCGCGCTCACGGCCGGCGCGATCGCCCGCGTCGACCTCGAGCACCAGGTCCGGCACATGATCGCCGACGACCCGCTGACGGGGCTCGCCAACCGGCGCGTCGCCGACCAGGCCGCCGACGCCGCGCTCGCCTCGGGCCGCGAGGTCTGCATCGTCATGTGCGACGTCGACGGCCTCAAGCGGGTCAACGACGAGCTGGGCCACGACGCGGGCGACGACCTGCTGCGCGCCGTCGCCGACGTGCTGCGACGGGCGTCCGACGCCCTGCCGGGCACGACCGCCGCCCGCATCGGCGGCGACGAGTTCTGCCTCGTGACGGTCGGGCAGCCGCGCGCCGCCGTCACCGAGACCATGGCGGCGACCGTCGCGAAGTTCCCGCTGCCGCACGGCGCCGCGATCTCCTACGGCATCGCCTCCACGGCCGTCATGGGCGCGGTCGGCGCCCGCTCGCTGTTCCGCCGTGCCGACCAGGCCCAGTACCAGGCGAAGCGCCGCCGTGCCCGCGCCCGCGCCCGCACGCTGCCGGCGGTCGCCGACCCGACCGTCGCCGTGGAGCGCCTGGTCGCCACCGGGGCCGTCGCCATCGGCGCCGCCCAGCCGGGCGTCGTGCCGCGGCTGCTCGCGCTCGCCGGTGCCGCGACCGAGACGCTCGGCGGCGACGAGTGGGCGGTGCTGCGCCGCGCCGGCGAGGGGGAGCCCGCGACGGTCGCGCGCGGCGGCAGCCCCGCCGACGCGGGCGAGACGCAGTCCCTGACCGTCGAGCGCGGCGAGTGGGTCGTCGAGATCGCCGCGTCGAGCGCCGCGTCGGCGGGCCCGCAGGTCCGCACCGCGCTGTCGGTGCTCATGGCGATCGCCGTCGGCGACGCGCACTGA
- a CDS encoding alpha/beta fold hydrolase yields MPYVTAHDGAQIFYKDWGDGPPVVLSHGWPLNADAWDAAALFLAEHGHRAVAHDRRGHGRSTQTWHGNEMDTYADDLACLLDQLDLTDVTLVGHSTGGGEVVRYVGRHGTARVARVVLVSAVPPLMVRTDDNPEGLPLAVFDGLRAGERANRSQLYRDLADGPFFGHNRTHDVPQGFRDAFWLQGMACGHRAAYECIAAFSATDFRPDLAKVDVPTLVIHGDDDQIVPFEVGGKRTVDLVEGATLTVYEGSGHALPDTDRDRLHADLLAFVDG; encoded by the coding sequence ATGCCGTACGTCACCGCGCACGACGGGGCGCAGATCTTCTACAAGGACTGGGGCGACGGGCCGCCGGTGGTGCTGAGCCACGGGTGGCCGCTCAACGCGGACGCGTGGGACGCCGCGGCGCTCTTCCTCGCCGAGCACGGCCACCGCGCGGTCGCGCACGACCGACGCGGCCACGGCCGCTCGACCCAGACCTGGCACGGCAACGAGATGGACACGTACGCCGACGACCTCGCCTGCCTGCTCGACCAGCTCGACCTCACGGACGTCACGCTCGTCGGCCACTCGACCGGCGGCGGCGAGGTCGTCCGCTACGTCGGCCGCCACGGCACCGCCCGGGTCGCCCGCGTCGTGCTGGTCAGCGCCGTGCCACCGCTCATGGTCCGCACCGACGACAACCCCGAGGGCCTGCCCCTCGCCGTGTTCGACGGGCTGCGCGCGGGCGAGCGGGCGAACCGGTCGCAGCTGTACCGCGACCTGGCGGACGGTCCGTTCTTCGGCCACAACCGCACCCACGACGTGCCCCAGGGCTTCCGCGACGCGTTCTGGCTGCAGGGCATGGCGTGCGGCCACCGGGCGGCGTACGAGTGCATCGCGGCGTTCTCCGCGACGGACTTCCGCCCGGACCTCGCCAAGGTCGACGTCCCGACGCTCGTGATCCACGGCGACGACGACCAGATCGTGCCCTTCGAGGTCGGCGGGAAGCGCACCGTCGACCTCGTCGAGGGCGCCACGCTGACTGTCTACGAGGGGAGCGGGCACGCGCTGCCCGACACCGACCGCGACCGCCTGCACGCCGACCTGCTCGCGTTCGTCGACGGCTGA
- a CDS encoding lytic polysaccharide monooxygenase — MTTRHRLARRALAGLAATTVLAGALVALPTAAQAHGGLTYPATRTYQCYVDGLAGGQAAGQAGNMLPTNPACKNALASNSYGFYNWFGNLLGTIDGRHETIPDGKLCGPDSRFDAFNTPSSSWPTTRVQPGQRITFQYAATVPHPGWWTQYITKDGWNQDEPIGWDDLEPVPFDRVLNPPLRNGGPTGPEYAWDATLPNKSGKHVIFSIWERTDSPESFYNCSDVDFGGGGSTPNPTPTATRTPTPTPTATRTPTPTPTPTRTATPTPTPTPTPTPTATPTVPADARCEVEIDVTNAWQGGFQGDVTVFNATMEPVNGWELTWRFTNGEKVTQSWSSTATQTGDTVTVRNAAWNATIGHHNAVSFGFIGSGTPKAATAVTLNGSPCIVR; from the coding sequence ATGACCACCCGACACCGCCTCGCCCGCCGAGCCCTGGCCGGGCTCGCGGCGACGACCGTGCTGGCGGGGGCGCTCGTCGCCCTGCCGACGGCCGCCCAGGCCCACGGCGGCCTGACCTACCCCGCCACCCGGACGTACCAGTGCTACGTCGACGGCCTCGCCGGCGGCCAGGCCGCCGGGCAGGCGGGCAACATGCTGCCGACGAACCCGGCGTGCAAGAACGCCCTCGCGTCGAACAGCTACGGCTTCTACAACTGGTTCGGCAACCTGCTCGGCACCATCGACGGCCGGCACGAGACGATCCCCGACGGCAAGCTCTGCGGCCCGGACTCGCGCTTCGACGCGTTCAACACGCCGAGCTCGTCGTGGCCGACCACGCGCGTGCAGCCGGGCCAGCGGATCACGTTCCAGTACGCGGCGACCGTGCCGCACCCGGGCTGGTGGACGCAGTACATCACCAAGGACGGCTGGAACCAGGACGAGCCGATCGGCTGGGACGACCTCGAGCCCGTGCCGTTCGACCGCGTCCTGAACCCCCCGCTGCGCAACGGCGGCCCCACCGGCCCCGAGTACGCCTGGGACGCGACCCTGCCGAACAAGTCCGGCAAGCACGTGATCTTCTCGATCTGGGAGCGCACCGACAGCCCCGAGTCGTTCTACAACTGCTCGGACGTGGACTTCGGCGGCGGCGGCAGCACGCCGAACCCGACGCCGACGGCGACGCGGACGCCCACGCCGACCCCGACGGCGACGCGCACCCCCACGCCGACCCCCACGCCCACGCGCACCGCCACCCCGACGCCCACGCCCACGCCCACGCCCACGCCCACCGCGACCCCGACCGTCCCGGCCGACGCCCGCTGCGAGGTCGAGATCGACGTCACCAACGCGTGGCAGGGCGGGTTCCAGGGCGACGTCACGGTGTTCAACGCGACGATGGAGCCGGTCAACGGGTGGGAGCTCACGTGGCGCTTCACGAACGGCGAGAAGGTCACGCAGTCGTGGAGCTCGACCGCGACGCAGACCGGTGACACGGTGACGGTGCGGAACGCCGCCTGGAACGCGACGATCGGGCACCACAACGCGGTGTCGTTCGGGTTCATCGGCTCCGGCACGCCGAAGGCGGCCACGGCGGTGACGCTGAACGGCTCGCCCTGCATCGTCCGCTGA
- a CDS encoding SRPBCC family protein, with amino-acid sequence MLVGVDTGTLHLSVRIERSAEDVRAFAADPANLPRWAPGLGSSVVHRDGDWWVGTPEGPARVRFAPPNPFGVLDHEVLTPSGETVHVPLRAVADGATACDVVFTLRRAPGMTDADLARDAGLVRADLELLKRVLEGAAH; translated from the coding sequence ATGCTGGTCGGCGTGGACACCGGGACGCTGCACCTGTCCGTGCGCATCGAGCGGTCGGCCGAGGACGTCCGTGCGTTCGCCGCGGACCCGGCGAACCTGCCGCGCTGGGCGCCGGGCCTCGGCTCGTCCGTCGTCCACCGCGACGGGGACTGGTGGGTCGGCACGCCGGAGGGGCCCGCGCGGGTGCGCTTCGCCCCGCCGAACCCGTTCGGGGTGCTGGACCACGAGGTGCTCACGCCGTCGGGCGAGACCGTCCACGTGCCGCTGCGTGCCGTCGCCGACGGCGCCACCGCGTGCGACGTCGTGTTCACGCTGCGCCGGGCGCCGGGGATGACCGACGCCGACCTCGCCCGGGACGCAGGGCTCGTCCGGGCCGACCTCGAGCTGCTGAAGCGGGTGCTGGAGGGCGCCGCGCACTGA